CAACACAAGTCCGCACAACACATactcaaaaaatcaaatttagtcAAATTTGCACAATTTGGGGTATCACAAATGctagtaaaaataaaactacagCAAATAATGCAGGAAAATCagcatcaaacaaacaaaaataaaaatgaaacatCTATAACGTTCTATATGGTTTTATAAGTTCCTGTTGCTAACACAAACTGACTAGCAATGCAAGTATACAATAGCAAGTGAAATAAATGGTCCAGAGTTCAAACACTCAGTACTGTTTCAGCTGATTCTCTAACCCGACATTCATACAATACACTGTTTAACATGTTTCATTAATACCATACACAGAATCGGTTAAGCTGCAAAACCATCTACCCGATAAAGTAAACCCTGAAATGGATCCTAGTTGAAAGCTGTGATCAGTTATAGGCACAAGCAGAAAAGATACATTTTTAGCCTAAAAAGTTAAAAGGGGtcatatttttgttatataaagcATCAAAGCTACACCATTTGTGTATTTGTTTGTGCTTAACataatgcaaaattaaaaatccaTATGAAACAAAACATCATAGAGCTTAAGGTCTAGGACAGTGTGATGTAATTACTGTCAAACTACCTGAACAAGCAGAAGTGAATTCTCATATTCACAGATGGTAACTAAGAACATGCATAAGAAACTGACAAGCTAGAAGTCTCTAGCATTTCTTAAATGACATAACCAATCATTTTTTCCCCTCCTATTTTGGGACCAAGgcttggttgttattgttgttgttgcgtGTACAGTTTTTGTGCTTACAAAGATAAACCCTGTGGtcccaaaaaaatagagttacAAGGATCAAGAAAATCTGAACCTGCCCTCTTAGTAAATCCCAATATTTACAGTACTATTCTATTAGTAAAGAATCCAGGCTATAAAGAAACGGATGAGAAATAAAGCTACTTAGGTCGCTTCCCCATCTCGAGATTGCCACGGTCAGAGGGAGAGGCATCTACCCCACTAGTCTCAGCCTTTTTAATATCATCTAAAGCTCTTTTTGCGTACACAGTGAATGCAATTGTGGTAATGACAGCAATAATGAAGGAGATAATGTTGTATATGATTTCCACTGTAGTCAGGTGCAGGCTTCCATAATTTGCATCTGCAATTGTCCTTATTAACCGACCACTGCACATAAGTACAGCCAACATAATTTAATTACCAATCAAAAGACagtcttcttttttattacagCTTCATCCATCAAATGAATGACGGGAAGAGGAAAATCTATtctgttttcatattttattttcttagagaAATGATCACAGCAAAATAATCATATTAGGAATATAGAGCACAAACCTGTAGATATAAAGGAAAGCTTCAGGGACCATTCCGGCAACTGATCCACATAAGTAGGGCCAAAACCTCATACTTGTTACCACAATGGCATAGTTGAAAATTGTGTAGGGAAAAGGTGAAACCCTAAAGAGAGCTACCACTTTGAATTGATGGAACCAGCTTCCTTCTCCAGCTAGTCTAATCATTTCAGCTTTATTGGGCCATCTCTTTAACCATTGCTGCACAagtaagaagaaaatatgatggaaaaataaataaaataaggcTAAAATGCAATTTTTCTATTAAACCCTCTTTGTTTGGGATCTCTTCTAGATCAATAATTTGATTATGAAAACTCACAATTTACACTCAAGTATTACAACAATGTTCATGTGCCCTTCCATCAACATCTGCTAGAATTTTGCCATTATCCCACCCAAAAGCAATGTCATTTtggacagaaaaaaaaaaaaagaaaaaaaaaagccattttTTAAGCAAGTCAATGGCAAAAATGTGACGAATCATAAGGGGCACATTGACATCATTGTTATAGGGAATAATTGcagtttttgaaatttgagggACCAATTTAGAAACAACCCCAAACTTAGAGGgtgtaaaatgcatttttgcctaaaaacAATTGCACACTTCATTAAATCATCATAAGCTAAAGCCAAGTAAGAAACTTACATGAATGCGATCACGGAATAATAGTCcaatcaaatagggaaggatcATCCCAATGGTTGTTCCAACCATGATTATAACGAATCCAAGGCCATATCCAAAAATCATTCCAGATAACCACATTGAAGGGCCAGAAGGGATTAAGAACACAGGGAAGAAAGCCAGAGAAGCAACAAGCACGAGGGCAAGAACGGGACGGCCAAAGGCAGTGGCTTCCCACTGCATGAGAGGGATGAGAACCTACAATGAAAATGATAAATCTTTAGGataaaaattaagcaaaatgTAGAGTCTCCACATAGCAAAAGAACTTCACAAGGGGTaaagttttgttattttttaaatatatcccCTCTTGTTAAGTTATATAGAACAGAGCATGATCAACAAAAGATACTTGCCTACATGGCAAGGTTAAAACTAGAAACAGGGCATCTGAAAATTTTCATGTAAGCTAAATCAGTATGTAGTAAATTTGCAGATTATGGTGATGTCTCAATGCTAAAATATCAGCTCAACTGCTCAAAACTTATGCAAGAGTAGAGATCCTTTAAATGCCCATTTTAAATTTATCCCTCTGCATTGCTCCTTTCTGCAAGTCTATTTACAGAATATAGCAATTTTAAGATAAATTATATGTAGCTAAGATTGACTAGGATGGCACTAATAGATTGGTGTGGCTACCAGCACCGAAGCAGGGATTTCAAGTTTAAAGTTATTATAGAGTTCAAAGGATAGGGGTGAGGGAGCTACCCCTTTTTCTTGGAGGAGCATTTGGTAAGTTAGAGTTCTACCTAGAGTCGCTTTCTTTACATGGACTGCAGAACTAggtaaaatatatacatacatacgcatctgtgtgtgtgtgtgaccaTCGTGAGCACGATGTTCATTTCATTCAATAAAAgtcttattacctatcaaaataaaaaagtttgtgcGTGCATTGA
This genomic stretch from Castanea sativa cultivar Marrone di Chiusa Pesio chromosome 1, ASM4071231v1 harbors:
- the LOC142628526 gene encoding uncharacterized protein LOC142628526, which produces MTSSSVEVAKHANSGHHVRENSEYARLVISNELHSVETDLLQPQAEARTKSFMWWIKAFLWCMVVIIFLFISLKWGVPFIFQKVLIPLMQWEATAFGRPVLALVLVASLAFFPVFLIPSGPSMWLSGMIFGYGLGFVIIMVGTTIGMILPYLIGLLFRDRIHQWLKRWPNKAEMIRLAGEGSWFHQFKVVALFRVSPFPYTIFNYAIVVTSMRFWPYLCGSVAGMVPEAFLYIYSGRLIRTIADANYGSLHLTTVEIIYNIISFIIAVITTIAFTVYAKRALDDIKKAETSGVDASPSDRGNLEMGKRPK